The sequence below is a genomic window from Falco rusticolus isolate bFalRus1 chromosome 8, bFalRus1.pri, whole genome shotgun sequence.
GCAAATATTTGGAGCTGTGAAAgtaagactgaaaaagaaaaatctttgttcttACGGGATATCCCTTCAATGCCTAAATATGAGGATTAGAGGAGCTGGAAGTTCATGAGAATTTTCATCAAGTGATAAAGGAGATGAGAAGTATGACTGGAAACCAGGAAGATGCACCTGACAGTGAGGAAGAGACTCCTTCCATCTGGCTGCTGAGAGAGAGCTCTGTGTTACAGGAGTGTTGGACACCCTGGGGCAAGGCAGCCAGCCTGAGTGGCTGTGTAGCACGAGAACTCCTTCCTCTGGCAATAGCAAACCATTTTGGAGCATGTCCCTGTAATAGCTGatacagaggaggaaaaaaaaaaatggctaaaCTCAGcttagcaaaagcaaaaagctcagCTGAGCAAAAGTTCAGCTTCTGACTTCTCAGCGTTTTTTTCCATACAGTTTAGAACCAAAACATTGCTTCTGAAGCACCTGTAATATCTGACATACAACatcaaaaaagcaaagcagcagtaaGGTAGTGTCTAGCTGCAGCATCAAGCCCTTGAGGAGGATCTCAGCAGCACCACATGTACCTCCTTCCAGCAAAAGCTGGCAGGGATGAAGGAGAGGGACTATCAATTAACCTGTTTCTGCTGGTGAAGGTTCCTGCTGTCTTTGACAGTTGAGTCTTATCTGTAAAGTTCATCCTCCACCGTGGCTCGGAAGCCCACACAGATACTTGGCTTGCACAGTCCAGTTTAGGCGCTGGTGACAGCTTGCCAACACTGGTCTAAAACCAGATACAGGACTCCAGCACTGGTGTATCGAGGCTGAAGTCTGAGAAACGCCAGTGGAGCTCAGTGCAACAGCTTGTGTCTTACGAGGAGCCTTACCTTTAACCTTCAAAAGGACAGCTCTCTTTTGTGTCATTCCCTATTTAGACCAGGTGCCTTTGCTTATTAGTACTGCTTTGATGAGGCTGAGAACTACTCTTACAGCTTCGGCTGACAACTTCCTGACTCTTAAGTAGTTGGCAAAGTGTAACTCTATATTACCAAGGTTTATTACTATtatgggggtgtgggggggtgtcGGGGGGGAGGCGCAGGGATACACTCTCCAGCATCAATGGCACTTCTGAACTCAGCTTTCAGGACATGGTTGTTGGTTTCCATGCTTTATAGTAATATGTCATAATGAAAGCATTCTGCACCAGTATTTGAGTTACATGTCCGTGGCATGTCGGAAACGTGATGGAAAACGTCAGATGGGTGGCTTCAAGATTGAGAGATTCATGAGGCTGCTTAAAGGTGAGTCCTACTGGTCCCAGTACCCTGCGGACTAATGGATGACATCAAGTAAATATCTAAATAGCCAATGCAGGCTGTTAGCGCCAAAAATGTAGACTTGTATGGTAATTCCACACATGTCCATGTACAGGCTGCACTTTGCTGGACTGAATTCTCattaatttcctcctttttcccagAGGCTTGTTTCTCATTCTATACTTCATTGAGATAATCTTGATCAGGATATATCAGGAAGCCAGTAAATAAGCTGTCTGTCCAGTAGGGATCGTAAAAGAGCCCGTTTTGTTCTGAGTAAAAGATTTGCAGCCATACCTCATCCTCCTGCTTCAGAGAAAGGATGGTTGATCCAGAGGCAACGTCATGGTTCCCAGTGTTGGCATCAAAAGTCTTGATCCGGTACTGCCCGTTGTGGACCAAGCCGATAGCCAAATGTTTGTTGGCCAAAGTGATATCATAAGTGAAGTAGTAAATACCTGGGATGCTGCATATGAATTTCCCACTGGAAGCGTTGTAATGTCCTCCCTCGTTCATTAGGATCCTGTCAAATTTGATGGGCAGCCTCTCCCTGGGGTAGCTCTTTGAGACCGCCACAGAGAAGGCAGATTTGGCTTTGTTGGCATTACAGGTGCAGGGTCCTGGCATCCCCGCCTCACCCTTGCTCCCTTTGGGCCCTTTCTTTCCTGGTGCCCCGTTTTTTCCAGGATTACCCTTTAAACCTTTGGGTCCTCGTGGGCCAGCCTTGCCAATAGCTCCTGCTTTCCCCTTCGGTCCTGGCTTGCCGGGGTTTCCTGTTCTGCCTTGTGGACCTAGAAGACAAATAACCTTgtaaatttttcagtgaaagagaTGATATGGCAAGTGGAAAGGGGTTGTATTGTTGCAGCCATACATTTTCATGTAGGAGGAAAACCTTGCCAGTGAGAATCCAAATGAAATAGCACCTGGGGCTGGACATCTGTCAGGAGTGACTAACCGTGTTAGGTGGGCAGTTGGCATAAGGACAATGGGACTTGGAGCAGGACAGTCTGTCCCTTTCAAGGACCAAAAGGCTGGTTCGATTATCT
It includes:
- the C1QTNF2 gene encoding complement C1q tumor necrosis factor-related protein 2, which gives rise to MISAVLLLWTVPCVANHILGGFAKGALQEGPQLACSLPGPPGPPGPPGAPGAPGTVGRMGFPGKDGKDGRDGDKGEHGDEGPQGRTGNPGKPGPKGKAGAIGKAGPRGPKGLKGNPGKNGAPGKKGPKGSKGEAGMPGPCTCNANKAKSAFSVAVSKSYPRERLPIKFDRILMNEGGHYNASSGKFICSIPGIYYFTYDITLANKHLAIGLVHNGQYRIKTFDANTGNHDVASGSTILSLKQEDEVWLQIFYSEQNGLFYDPYWTDSLFTGFLIYPDQDYLNEV